The genomic window GTCCGGCGCGACGACGGATCGACCGCCAGCACCGCGACGCGATGCCCCTGCCGGATCAGCATGAGGCCGAACGCCTCGATGAAGGTCGACTTGCCGACGCCGGGCACGCCCGAGAGCCCGATGCGGATCGAATTGCCGGCGTGCGGCAGCACGCGTTCGATCAGCGCTTCGGCCTCGGCCCGGTGATCGGGCCGGGTCGATTCGACGAGCGTGATGGCGCGGGCGAGCGCCCGCCGGTCGCCGGCGGCGATGGCGGCGGCGCGCGCCTCGAGTGGCGCGGGATGGGCAGCGGCCTCGTTCATGGCCGAGGCATCATAAGGGAAGCAGGGGTCAGAGATAGCCCTTGATGTCGATGCTCGTCTGCTTGCCGATCTTGTCGTAGGTCTCCCCCAGCCACCTGTCGGCCTGGGCGCGGCCCAGCTCCTTGAGATAATGGAGGAATTCCGGGTCGGCGTTCATCTTGCTCGAAGCGCCGAACTCCTTCATGTGCTCTTCGGCGCTGATCAGGTGGATGTGCATCACTTTCAGGCGCGAGACATGGTCGCCGTGCAGCATGTCCTGGTGGATCAGGCGCTGGACAAAGGCGATCGCGCGCAGTTCGCGCATCAGCGTCGAATTGAATGTGATCTCGTTGAGGCGGTTCAGGATCTCCGACGTGGTCTGCGGCGTGCCCTCGCGCTCGACCGGGTTGATCTGCACGATCACCACGTCCTGGCTCTCGCAGCCGTAGATCAGCGGGAAGATCGCCGGGTTGCCCATGTAGCCGCCGTCCCAGTAGGGATCGCCGTCGATCTCGATCGCCTGGAACACGGTCGGCAGGCAGGCGGACGCCAGGAGCGCGTCAATCGACAGGTCCTTGCGGTCGAACACGCGGATCTTGCCGGTCCGCACGTTGGTTGCCGACACGAACAGGTTGAGGTTCTTGCAGCGGCGGATGCGCGCGATGTCGATCTCCTCTTCCAGCACCGTGCGGATCGGGTGCCAGTTGAGCGGATTGGTCTGGTAGGGCGAAAACGCCCGGCCGATCGTGTCGAGCAGCAGGTAGCCGGGCGACGTGTCGAGGTTCCAGTTGCCCATCAGCCGGTCCATCAGGCTGCGCTGGACGGGGCTGTAGCGCGAGAAGTCGCTGATCCGGCCCCAGAACTGATTAAGCGAGGCGCGGGCGCCCTCGCGCCCGCCGTCGACATAGCCTTGCGCCAGGGCCGCGGCGTTCATGGCGCCGGCGCTGGTGCCGCTGATGCCGTCGATCTCGAGCCGATCGTCCTCGAGCAGCCGGTCGAGCACGCCCCAGGTGAAGGCGCCGTGCGAGCCGCCGCCTTGGAGTGCCAGGTTGATGCGTTTCGGTCCGTTCTGTTTGGTGCGCGTCTTCTTCGGTGGGATGGGCGCGTCGAGCATGTCGGTCATGGGCGGAAAGACCTCAATCGATGAAGCGGCGGCGCAAAAGATGGGTGCAGTGGTGCTGAAAAGCTAGCCGTCGCTCGGCGATGCAGCCATCGCGAGGCGGGAGGCCTCGCGCCGGAACAGTTGTTCGATGAACTGGGCCACCACGTCGACGCGCCGGTCCGGCTGCGGCAGCGCCTGGGCCACCAGATAGATGTCGTGATGGAACACGGCCGCGTCGGGCAGGACGCGCGTAAGCCCGTTCTCCGCCGCCGCCTGAGGCAGCAGGGCGGCAATGCCG from Aliidongia dinghuensis includes these protein-coding regions:
- a CDS encoding patatin-like phospholipase family protein; its protein translation is MTDMLDAPIPPKKTRTKQNGPKRINLALQGGGSHGAFTWGVLDRLLEDDRLEIDGISGTSAGAMNAAALAQGYVDGGREGARASLNQFWGRISDFSRYSPVQRSLMDRLMGNWNLDTSPGYLLLDTIGRAFSPYQTNPLNWHPIRTVLEEEIDIARIRRCKNLNLFVSATNVRTGKIRVFDRKDLSIDALLASACLPTVFQAIEIDGDPYWDGGYMGNPAIFPLIYGCESQDVVIVQINPVEREGTPQTTSEILNRLNEITFNSTLMRELRAIAFVQRLIHQDMLHGDHVSRLKVMHIHLISAEEHMKEFGASSKMNADPEFLHYLKELGRAQADRWLGETYDKIGKQTSIDIKGYL